A genome region from Lucilia cuprina isolate Lc7/37 chromosome 3, ASM2204524v1, whole genome shotgun sequence includes the following:
- the LOC111677135 gene encoding uncharacterized protein LOC111677135 isoform X2 yields MFCRRCWLDFKPNEHFIQCSGPCAWYFHNRCVDLPDAVAHEMLANQELEWYCCHCRQLYRLQLYFEIAICDDYSLPVDFVKKRPSSFDPCLAEALPTNPENWATAAAASPQQEFATFTEHQQQQAESQAPPPPAPLSTLPSRVNANLNALAQETAVHNSTLPTQSVGALQQQQLQPSQTLQQPSQSQHQQQQHQHHHSQKSHGTRSQTHQRLPHPTSAVISTATVASLPPPLHIQSQISNIKQASVKLIEGYSDPKDTKRHKKVYHKKAKRRAHKNRHQQQQQQQQLEKQQQNNQQQSNNSQTLTTAAQTKEKDKRSNYNSDSSAPKSSDDEEDNQSVKVPDLNSPDSISDDLVRPLPPQTHRSPRKLTASQSEHSKRNPSPYYYSDLLKPKDPSASVGANDKEAKQKSRQSTVSEPPQSTQTLPQASGPYRKSTSLDVPERSEERDEQDDDFDETEPTNSTVLPGPLDTPKRYSFTEEGVHIIRCDSPSTTTSEESDCSECLKRREWHARALALVRKTCNVQPLIPATATDYGNICQDGSVELNCGNLPEESLSMPPHRLLGPAVCACVAPALGDDLDEYFRPRSIFYVHPHGVHECVDCAPDTKNLNTNTSSHSALDSNSLAQSDNALDEISVVADEDDEMSGRTRQLYETAFDCKIAKSDDDLDEVDRITNHSVLLQLNNGNLPPPKAESRNSKSSKSRLEGKRLKNSKNQAIQEQGSNSGGNNSGSGSPLTVGAVNRTVEAVPSIVSGLSTELSNIHIREQDVDQQNNPTTSSSQLPMRGYTPSPPSTAPLPMKFPGKHERFFMNSIRSAPNLPSSNPAHPRLRDLRLPLQSNLRQQQQTGSSLATSNENSLTDSAYVNPPSSSIHHNHNSHHHHHLSSHQGTNNVTGGSRSRSRPRSFVLESGRVLELRKSHASHHHHHVGNGSRRPHNYSSTESIATSSSGGSMESLRSSTSEGNRSTSSSESRHSTSLSSHSSESGSSSVAFPLRAPVVIHSKLHILSPISDKSSQEPASELSEQNKTQNASPEDGAAIQTNTNNQQLLQQQQQQQLQLRSGDTENVRPSPQLQIDALKKRRPPANKTLMQLTDEILGSDSGISLHSREDGKPLMGLQKFTLPKLNFPPNDKGNNHSDISAVGAMSNSVGLPQDLRDLPFDMPKLRRRKTLQQDACTSGSATSVDLGDLPFDMPKLRRRLRANQAEINNLMMHSTESSGISQASSSHSMRDDNKTAMKLDSAIFRQNLTLNLNEPRQANNKFGSLDLRGLSNNKELNLNLNATAFATAVDLIDVSIPLERQGWYHGSITRIEAETTLRPLSEGSFLVRNCESTKQDYSLSLKGAKGFMHMRIQRNECGQYILGQFSRPFETVPDMIRHFCLNRLPVRGAEHMCLIEPVIAQLL; encoded by the exons GCAACATTTACTgaacatcaacagcagcaggCTGAATCACAGGCACCACCACCTCCGGCCCCTTTATCGACTTTACCCTCCAGAGTAAATGCAAATCTAAATGCTTTAGCTCAGGAAACAGCAGTCCATAATAGTACTCTACCCACACAATCGGTTGGTGCtctgcaacagcaacaactccAACCATCACAAACCCTTCAGCAGCCATCACAGAGtcaacatcaacaacagcagcatcaacatcatcattcgCAAAAGTCACATGGCACACGTAGTCAGACGCATCAACGTTTACCACATCCGACAAGTGCTGTAATATCAACAGCCACTGTTGCCTCTCTGCCACCACCTTTACACATACAAAGTcaaatttctaatattaaacAAGCATCAGTCAAACTTATTGAAGGCTATTCGGATCCCAAAGATACTAAACGTCATAAAAAAGTCTATCACAAGAAGGCCAAGAGACGAGCTCATAAAAATCgccatcaacagcagcaacaacaacaacagttagaaaaacaacaacagaataaTCAGCAACAATCCAATAATTCGCAAACGTTAACAACAGCTGCTCAAACCAAAGAGAAGGATAAACGCAGCAATTACAATTCAG ATTCATCAGCTCCAAAATCCTCAGACGACGAAGAAGACAATCAATCAGTTAAAGTTCCTGATCTGAATTCTCCAGATAGTATTTCTGATGATTTGGTAAGGCCTTTGCCACCCCAAACTCACAGGAGTCCACGCAAGTTAACAGCTTCACAATCAGAGCACAGCAAACGTAATCCGTCTCCTTATTACTATTCGGATTTACTTAAACCCAAAGATCCCTCGGCATCAGTAGGTGCAAACGATAAGGAAGCTAAGCAAAAAAGTCGTCAATCAACTGTATCGGAACCTCCTCAATCTACTCAAACTTTACCACAAGCTAGTGGTCCTTATCGCAAAAGTACTAGTCTTGACGTTCCGGAACGTTCGGAGGAACGGGACGAGCAAGACGACGATTTTGATGAAACAGAGCCAACTAATAGTACGGTACTCCCTGGTCCCCTAGACACACCCAAACGATATTCTTTTACTGAAGAAGGTGTACACATAATACGTTGTGATTCACCTTCTACAACTACTTCAGAGGAGTCTGATTGCAGTGAGTGCCTCAAACGTCGCGAATGGCATGCACGTGCTTTAGCATTGGTAAGAAAAACCTGTAACGTTCAGCCCTTAATACCGGCTACTGCAACCGATTACGGTAATATTTGTCAAGACGGTTCAGTGGAATTGAATTGTGGCAATCTTCCCGAAGAATCTCTGTCAATGCCACCACATAGACTGCTAGGACCTGCAGTTTGTGCCTGTGTTGCTCCCGCTCTTGGTGATGACTTAGATGAATATTTTCGTCCTCGCAGCATCTTCTACGTGCACCCACATGGAGTTCATGAATGTGTTGACTGTGCTCCCGATACAAAAAACCTAAATACGAATACTAGTTCTCACAGTGCTTTGGATTCCAATAGTCTTGCCCAGTCCGATAACGCTCTCGACGAAATATCTGTGGTTGCCGACGAAGACGACGAAATGTCGGGACGTACACGTCAGTTGTATGAGACTGCATTCGATTGCAAAATTGCCAAATCAGATGATGATTTAGATGAGGTGGATCGCATAACAAATCATTCGGTATTGCTGCAGCTTAACAATGGAAATTTGCCACCGCCCAAAGCAGAGTCACGTAACTCCAAGTCATCAAAAAGTCGTTTGGAGGGTAAGCGTTTGAAGAATTCAAAGAATCAGGCCATACAAGAGCAAGGAAGCAATTCAGGTGGTAATAATAGTGGCAGTGGTTCCCCTTTGACGGTGGGTGCAGTGAACCGTACTGTGGAAGCAGTGCCAAGTATTGTATCAGGACTATCGACAGAGTTGAGCAACATTCATATTAGAGAGCAAGATGTGGATCAACAGAACAATCCAACAACGTCCAGTTCACAACTACCTATGCGTGGTTATACGCCTTCACCGCCATCTACAGCCCCCTTGCCTATGAAGTTTCCTGGTAAACATGAACGATTTTTTATGAACAGCATACGAAGTGCGCCTAACCTGCCATCATCGAATCCGGCCCATCCGCGTTTACGCGATCTCCGTCTTCCACTACAATCCAATTTgagacaacaacagcaaacggGATCATCACTGGCCACCAGCAATGAAAACAGTCTAACCGACAGCGCTTACGTGAATCCACCATCTTCCAGTATACACCATAATCATAACAGTCACCATCACCATCATTTGTCATCTCATCAAGGCACGAACAATGTAACCGGTGGCTCTAGATCCCGCAGCCGACCACGATCGTTTGTTCTTGAGTCGGGGCGGGTGCTGGAGCTGCGAAAAAGCCACGCCTCTCACCACCACCACCATGTTGGCAATGGCAGTCGAAGGCCTCACAATTATTCCTCGACCGAGAGCATAGCAACATCGAGTAGTGGTGGCAGCATGGAATCGCTACGCTCGAGCACTAGCGAGGGAAATCGCAGTACGTCCAGTTCAGAGTCAAGGCACTCGACGTCGTTGAGTTCACATAGCTCTGAATCTGGTAGCTCGAGTGTTGCTTTTCCCCTTAGAGCACCAGTGGTCATACATTCCAAATTGCATATCCTTAGTCCCATATCAGACAAGTCCTCCCAGGAACCGGCCTCCGAGTTGTCTGagcaaaataaaacacaaaacgcTTCACCCGAAGATGGCGCAGCCATTCAAACGAATACAAATAATCAAcagctgctgcagcagcagcaacaacaacagcttcaGCTGCGCTCAGGCGATACAGAAAATGTACGACCTTCTCCCCAGCTACAAATAGATGCCTTGAAGAAACGAAGACCACCGGCAAATAAAACCCTAATGCAGCTGACAGATGAAATACTCGGATCGGACAGTGGCATTTCATTGCACTCCAGAGAAGATGGCAAGCCATTGATGGGCTTGCAAAAGTTTACGCTGCCAAAGTTAAATTTCCCTCCAAATGACAAGGGAAATAATCATAGTGATATTAGTGCGGTAGGTGCCATGAGTAACAGTGTGGGCTTGCCGCAAGATTTAAGAGATCTTCCGTTTGATATGCCAAAATTGAGACGAAGAAAAACTTTACAACAG GATGCTTGTACTTCGGGTAGTGCCACCTCAGTAGATTTGGGAGATCTTCCGTTCGATATGCCCAAACTGAGAAGACGTTTGCGAGCCAATCAGGCCGAAATCAATAATCTTATGATGCATAGCACAGAATCAAGTGGTATCTCACAAGCCTCATCTAGTCATTCTATGAGGGATGACAATAAAACCGCTATGAAACTGG ACTCTGCAATATTCCGTCAAAATCTCACCTTGAATCTAAATGAACCACGACAGGCTAACAATAAGTTTGGCAGCCTGGATTTACGTGGTCTTAGCAACAATAAAGAACTCAATTTGAATTTGAATGCAACAGCCTTTGCCACTGCAGTCGATCTGATTGACGTCTCAATACCATTGGAGAGACAAGG ATGGTATCATGGTTCAATTACACGTATTGAAGCCGAAACAACTCTAAGACCCTTAAGTGAAGGCAGCTTTTTAGTACGCAACTGTGAGTCAACCAAACAGGACTATTCATTATCCCTAAA gGGAGCAAAAGGCTTTATGCACATGCGTATCCAACGTAATGAATGCGGTCAATATATATTGGGTCAATTTAGTCGTCCTTTCGAAACGGTGCCCGATATGATAAGACACTTTTGTCTCAATCGTCTACCGGTTAGAGGAGCTGAACACATGTGCTTAATAGAGCCCGTTATTGCccaattactttaa
- the LOC111677130 gene encoding uncharacterized protein LOC111677130 codes for MDSALDPLDLVKHSERIEKKTVPTIDTDALAKYLEEIAQEAVNLINRDSKQEFLYKNPNGWQQKKLYYNVKKFYQKTGVTKMDNSKDIDSPSSNSISFAIPSSSTSSEELEIKLEPWSLIEDFKFPLVVHQINEFIQTWELSSATKFVVIALDKIEHIPPFGKRYYVEAHFSKPTPKCPNPLAVAKVYFQINVSHLLPSDYPVNVTYKFESYKSQFYAMGALKISSNKFQRYYIDSILHMKLSFYAELCECRNPLKPLEKRKKSGKLERIKSL; via the coding sequence ATGGACTCAGCTTTAGATCCTTTAGATCTTGTAAAACATTCtgaaagaatagaaaaaaaaacagtccCTACCATTGATACTGATGCCTTAGCCAAATATCTAGAAGAAATTGCACAAGAAGCTGTCAATCTAATTAATAGAGATTCAAAACaagaatttctatataaaaatccaAACGGATGGCAacagaaaaaactttattacaatGTGAAGAAGTTTTACCAAAAAACTGGGGTAACAAAAATGGATAATTCAAAAGATATTGATAGTCCTAGCAGTAACTCAATATCATTTGCTATACCAAGTTCCTCTACCAGCAGTGAGGAACTGGAAATTAAACTAGAACCTTGGTCTTTAATAGAAGATTTTAAGTTTCCCTTAGTGGTACaccaaataaatgaatttatacAAACCTGGGAACTAAGTTCTGCCACAAAATTTGTAGTTATAGCTTTGGATAAAATTGAGCACATACCACCGTTTGGTAAAAGATATTATGTAGAGGCACATTTTTCCAAACCCACACCCAAATGTCCCAACCCATTAGCTGTAGCCAAAGTCTACTTTCAAATAAATGTAAGTCACCTGTTGCCCAGTGATTACCCGGTGAATGTTACCTACAAATTTGAAAGctataaaagtcaattttatgCCATGGGTGCGCTTAAAATTagttcaaataaatttcaacgTTATTACATTGATTCCATATTACACATGAAATTGTCATTTTACGCCGAGTTATGTGAATGTCGCAATCCCTTAAAACCTTTGGAAAAACGCAAAAAGAGTGGTAAACTAGAAAGAATAAAAAGCTTGTGA